A part of Terriglobus roseus genomic DNA contains:
- a CDS encoding TonB-dependent receptor: MKPENLFSRITALTLLILMLVFAGTPRAMAQFDSGSFVGTVADASGATIPQASVTVTNIDTGVSVTTKADASGHYEVPALKAGRYHVEAVSSGFSKAIADNITVQVGGRQKLDLTLKAGGVDTTVEVSDVAIQVETETAQRSQGVSNYQSAALPLVTRNYADLLALVSGVRPTTDAAPRANTASLVRSGSFSVNGQRSMFNNFLLDGVDNNAYGASNQGFDNQIITPPPDSVAQFSVITNSMNAEYGRGPGATVNVATRGGTNAFHATIYEFIRNTNLNAIGYFAPTGGVKPQFNRNQFGVNFGGPILKDKLFYFVDYEGFRQVVQPVAFASLPLYNQRAGILSVDVQDPYNGTIYSHGTSVLASPNISPIAKQVIGYLNTLTPIASTVTTLSNDYRGSSRFTDNSDKGSLRLDWQATKKDALFLRLSDRKENGVNFPTLPLPLDGGSNGVQRIKDQQALLGYTHIINNNQILDVRLALSRTKAGKASLSIGNTDFSIPGLPSNPAVAGGLPTTSISGGFSALGRQSTNPQWQNPALLDPKVNYSWVRGKHSLKFGYEFERIWMSVQNTDPLGGSYTFAGGFSKCQKVVTGCSSTAAATDTYWADFLFGAPSGYALASYFVAHLRQNQHAIYGQDDWKVNPKLTLNIGLRWEYGSPYYNLGNTVTNFDPKTATMLSAKNSGGVYDKTLINPDLNDFAPRVGFAYAIDPKTSLRGGYGVGYIHYTRAGPGDLLAINAPQSISVAVTQTPTTAGFRRTQDGYPAGLTETFDPLKTTVISIDPNRRDGYAHSYYLSVQRELMKNTLVEVAYVGNQGRKLETISNLNQKDPSKNFARPIPTWSEITNPRNAGMGNYNSLQLRYEQRFVAGLTLLNSFTWGKSMDNDSASQDSNGPSPQDANNPGGEYAQSDYNQPVIDSLSLVYELPFGYDKAFFRHSGWLLNQVIGGWQLSTINQFASGTPFNIVYTPPSAYQVSPGLSATNRGANQYRPNRNAGVPLVINSRVGTNRQWINPAAVQIPNTVAATPSPFGNMSRNPGLGPSYYNTDLALNKTFGARESGIKVQFRAEAYNLFNHTNFVSPTNSSISGTVGGVGTTGGTLSGTFPSRILQFGLKVNY, from the coding sequence ATGAAACCAGAAAACCTGTTTTCACGGATCACGGCGCTCACGCTGTTGATCCTGATGCTGGTATTCGCCGGTACACCACGGGCGATGGCCCAGTTCGACAGCGGAAGCTTCGTGGGCACAGTCGCAGACGCATCTGGCGCTACGATCCCACAGGCATCCGTCACTGTCACGAACATTGATACCGGTGTCTCTGTGACGACCAAGGCCGACGCTTCCGGTCACTACGAAGTGCCCGCGTTGAAAGCCGGTCGCTATCACGTGGAAGCCGTGTCTTCTGGTTTCTCGAAAGCTATTGCAGACAACATCACGGTACAGGTGGGCGGTCGTCAAAAGCTTGACCTCACGTTGAAAGCAGGCGGTGTGGATACGACCGTCGAAGTCAGCGACGTCGCTATCCAGGTAGAAACCGAAACCGCTCAGCGTTCGCAGGGGGTTTCGAACTATCAGTCGGCCGCACTGCCTCTGGTGACGCGTAACTATGCAGACTTGTTGGCACTCGTTTCCGGTGTGCGTCCCACCACAGACGCTGCACCGCGTGCGAACACGGCCAGCCTGGTGAGGTCGGGTTCGTTCAGCGTGAACGGCCAGCGCTCCATGTTCAACAACTTCCTGTTGGATGGCGTGGATAACAACGCGTACGGAGCCAGCAACCAGGGATTCGATAACCAGATCATCACGCCTCCACCAGACTCTGTTGCGCAGTTCAGTGTCATCACGAACAGCATGAATGCCGAGTATGGTCGCGGTCCCGGTGCAACCGTAAACGTGGCAACACGTGGCGGCACCAATGCCTTCCATGCCACCATCTATGAGTTCATCCGTAACACCAACTTGAATGCCATCGGCTACTTCGCACCGACGGGCGGTGTGAAGCCACAGTTCAATCGCAATCAGTTCGGTGTGAACTTTGGCGGCCCCATCCTCAAGGACAAGTTGTTCTACTTTGTGGACTACGAAGGCTTCCGTCAGGTGGTGCAGCCCGTGGCGTTTGCCAGCCTACCGCTGTATAACCAGCGCGCCGGCATCCTCAGCGTGGACGTGCAGGATCCATACAACGGAACCATCTACTCACACGGAACCTCTGTCCTAGCATCTCCAAACATTTCACCGATCGCGAAGCAGGTGATTGGCTATCTGAATACGCTGACACCAATTGCATCAACAGTCACGACGTTGTCGAATGACTATCGCGGCAGCTCGCGCTTCACAGATAACTCTGACAAGGGAAGCCTGCGCCTCGACTGGCAGGCAACGAAGAAGGATGCGCTCTTCCTGCGGTTAAGTGACCGTAAGGAAAACGGAGTGAACTTTCCGACGCTGCCTTTGCCTCTTGATGGTGGATCGAACGGTGTGCAGCGCATCAAGGATCAGCAGGCGCTCCTTGGTTACACACACATCATCAACAACAATCAGATTCTGGACGTGCGTCTTGCATTGTCGCGCACGAAGGCTGGTAAGGCTTCACTCTCCATCGGCAATACAGACTTCTCCATCCCCGGTCTACCTTCTAACCCAGCAGTTGCGGGTGGTCTTCCAACAACTTCGATCTCAGGTGGCTTCTCGGCACTTGGTCGTCAGTCGACCAACCCGCAGTGGCAGAATCCTGCATTGCTTGATCCCAAGGTCAACTATTCGTGGGTGCGCGGTAAGCACTCTCTGAAGTTTGGCTATGAGTTTGAGCGTATCTGGATGTCGGTGCAGAACACCGATCCTCTTGGCGGCAGCTATACCTTCGCCGGTGGTTTCAGTAAGTGCCAAAAAGTGGTTACAGGTTGCTCCAGCACAGCGGCTGCTACCGATACTTACTGGGCGGACTTTCTCTTCGGCGCACCTAGTGGTTATGCGCTTGCCAGTTACTTCGTGGCGCACCTGCGCCAGAATCAGCATGCCATCTACGGTCAGGACGACTGGAAGGTCAACCCCAAGCTGACGCTCAACATCGGTTTGCGTTGGGAGTATGGTTCGCCGTATTACAACCTCGGCAACACGGTTACGAATTTCGATCCCAAGACCGCAACCATGTTGTCCGCGAAGAACAGTGGGGGCGTGTATGACAAAACTCTCATCAACCCTGACCTGAATGACTTTGCACCGCGTGTTGGATTTGCATACGCCATTGATCCGAAGACGTCACTGCGTGGTGGTTACGGTGTCGGTTATATTCACTACACTCGTGCCGGTCCCGGCGATCTGCTTGCCATCAACGCGCCACAGTCCATCAGCGTCGCGGTTACCCAAACTCCTACCACTGCAGGATTCCGCAGGACCCAGGATGGCTATCCCGCAGGTCTGACGGAAACCTTTGACCCGCTCAAGACAACGGTCATCTCGATCGATCCCAACCGACGCGATGGTTATGCGCATAGCTACTACCTGTCCGTACAGCGTGAATTGATGAAGAACACGCTCGTGGAAGTTGCCTATGTGGGCAATCAGGGCCGCAAGCTGGAAACGATCAGCAACCTTAACCAGAAAGATCCTTCCAAGAACTTTGCTCGTCCGATTCCGACGTGGAGCGAAATCACCAATCCGCGCAATGCTGGCATGGGTAATTACAACTCGCTGCAGTTGCGTTACGAGCAACGCTTTGTTGCTGGCCTGACCCTGCTCAACTCCTTCACGTGGGGGAAGAGTATGGACAACGACAGCGCATCGCAGGACAGCAACGGACCTTCACCGCAGGACGCTAACAATCCTGGCGGAGAGTATGCGCAGTCTGACTACAACCAGCCCGTCATTGACTCACTGAGTCTTGTGTACGAGTTGCCGTTCGGTTATGACAAGGCATTCTTCCGCCACAGCGGATGGCTGTTGAATCAGGTGATTGGTGGATGGCAGCTTAGCACCATCAACCAGTTTGCTTCGGGCACTCCGTTCAACATCGTCTACACGCCACCCAGTGCATACCAGGTGTCACCGGGCCTCAGCGCTACCAATCGCGGCGCGAACCAGTATCGTCCTAACCGAAACGCCGGTGTTCCGCTCGTGATTAACTCACGCGTTGGCACCAACCGTCAGTGGATCAACCCTGCAGCAGTGCAGATTCCGAACACCGTCGCGGCAACCCCAAGTCCTTTCGGGAACATGAGCCGCAATCCCGGCCTTGGGCCGTCGTACTACAACACGGATCTTGCTTTGAATAAGACCTTTGGTGCACGTGAAAGCGGCATCAAGGTGCAGTTCCGAGCAGAGGCTTATAACCTGTTTAACCATACGAACTTCGTTTCGCCCACAAACTCCAGCATCAGCGGTACTGTGGGTGGAGTGGGAACTACGGGCGGAACGCTCTCCGGAACCTTCCCGTCACGCATTCTTCAATTCGGTCTGAAGGTGAACTACTAA
- a CDS encoding alkaline phosphatase family protein: MLILIDGLRPDQITAAKMPNLYALQKSSAVFDAHHSVFPTVTRVNASTISTGTWPNQHDILSNLLYMPNESATPLTTGEERNLVLRAATHNDRILARPSISETMTAMGKHFVVITSGSSGAATLLAPEARHGTGTLINAGLDGGKRVAYPENVDQAIRQRFGVQAAHEGLTSVLWAQKVLREYVLPELPHDLVIDWMTEPDTSQHKYGVGSPQALAAIAAVDAEVGKLIATLRERGELADTDILITADHGFGDIAASVDLRPIYRAAGLQTDEVTALNDGPTSSFYIHPHSAADFRKKLTALSEALGSRQDVQLLFTRSLPGKGCKADAVKGSVAGTFALEKVHLCTHDGPDLVVSMRPTGEKSAFGEPGSVPVLRDTDGPSDSAATHGGLNPWMEHIPLICMGPDFSVARVVHAPSGNIDLAITMAALLDWHANSLDGRNLAVDNPRAASPVHHQYTVVGFGIRRHLNTTTYLGKEYVDDGER; this comes from the coding sequence ATGCTGATCCTGATTGACGGTCTACGTCCAGACCAGATCACTGCCGCGAAGATGCCGAACCTGTATGCGCTGCAAAAGTCTTCCGCCGTCTTCGATGCGCATCATTCTGTTTTCCCCACGGTGACTCGGGTGAATGCGTCCACCATCTCTACGGGAACGTGGCCGAACCAGCACGACATTCTGTCGAACCTGCTCTACATGCCGAACGAGTCAGCGACACCGTTGACAACGGGCGAGGAACGCAACCTTGTCCTGCGTGCAGCCACGCATAACGACCGCATCCTTGCCAGACCATCGATCAGCGAGACGATGACCGCCATGGGCAAACACTTTGTGGTCATCACCTCTGGATCATCAGGAGCGGCAACGTTGCTGGCTCCAGAAGCGCGTCATGGCACTGGAACGCTGATCAATGCCGGACTGGATGGTGGGAAGAGAGTCGCCTATCCCGAAAACGTTGATCAGGCCATCCGTCAGCGCTTTGGTGTTCAGGCAGCGCATGAGGGTCTGACCTCTGTCCTGTGGGCGCAGAAGGTGCTGCGTGAGTATGTATTGCCGGAGTTGCCCCATGACCTGGTCATCGACTGGATGACGGAGCCGGACACTTCGCAACACAAGTATGGTGTGGGATCTCCTCAGGCTTTGGCAGCGATTGCGGCGGTCGATGCTGAAGTGGGGAAGCTGATCGCGACGTTACGTGAGCGAGGAGAACTCGCTGACACGGACATCCTCATCACTGCGGACCATGGCTTCGGAGATATCGCTGCCAGTGTCGACCTGCGGCCAATCTATCGCGCGGCTGGTCTGCAAACGGATGAAGTGACCGCGCTCAACGATGGGCCAACATCTTCGTTCTACATCCATCCTCATAGCGCAGCAGATTTTCGGAAAAAGCTGACTGCCTTGTCGGAAGCGCTCGGAAGCAGGCAGGATGTACAGCTTCTCTTTACGCGATCCTTACCGGGTAAGGGATGCAAAGCCGACGCGGTGAAGGGAAGTGTTGCTGGAACCTTCGCCCTTGAGAAGGTACATCTCTGCACGCATGATGGCCCGGACCTTGTCGTAAGCATGCGTCCCACGGGGGAGAAGAGTGCGTTCGGCGAACCGGGCAGTGTGCCCGTGTTGCGTGACACCGATGGGCCGAGCGACAGCGCTGCAACGCATGGCGGATTGAATCCGTGGATGGAACACATTCCGCTCATCTGCATGGGGCCGGACTTCTCGGTCGCTCGTGTAGTGCATGCGCCTTCGGGGAATATCGATCTCGCCATCACGATGGCTGCGCTACTTGATTGGCATGCGAACTCGTTGGATGGCCGCAACCTTGCGGTCGACAATCCGCGCGCAGCCTCACCCGTTCACCACCAATACACCGTGGTGGGATTCGGGATCCGCCGCCATCTGAACACCACCACCTATTTGGGGAAGGAGTACGTCGATGACGGCGAACGATAA
- a CDS encoding DoxX family protein, with translation MNRQLQPALTAFALGLIGLGVLALIYGDFALVWQPVPMSLPSRSAFAYGSGLLMLFGGIGLLFRVSSTWSARILFPYLFLWMLLKVPALLVAPKLEAVWLGFGEIAVLFAAGWIVFATFAEVSSASILSFLSGEKGTRMAAILFGISLIPIGLSHIFYTKQTVDLIPTWIPSRTALAYLTGVGQIICGAAVLFSIVPCVAAAVEAGMVSLFAMFVWLPAILASPKTRLPWTAFFITWFFASSAWVVSRGISSDVEANNIGKNKRR, from the coding sequence ATGAATCGACAGCTACAGCCTGCCCTTACCGCCTTTGCCCTGGGACTCATCGGTCTTGGGGTTCTCGCCCTCATTTACGGTGACTTTGCGCTCGTCTGGCAGCCAGTACCAATGTCGTTGCCGAGCAGGTCTGCCTTCGCTTACGGCTCGGGTCTGTTGATGCTCTTTGGCGGCATCGGCTTGCTGTTCCGAGTCTCCTCGACGTGGTCTGCTCGCATCCTCTTCCCTTACCTTTTCCTTTGGATGCTTCTCAAAGTACCCGCTCTCCTCGTGGCTCCAAAGCTGGAAGCCGTATGGTTGGGTTTCGGTGAGATCGCTGTTCTCTTTGCGGCGGGATGGATTGTCTTTGCCACGTTCGCCGAGGTCAGCTCTGCTTCAATTCTTTCTTTCCTCTCGGGTGAAAAAGGCACCCGCATGGCGGCCATACTTTTCGGTATCTCTTTGATCCCGATTGGACTTTCGCACATCTTCTATACCAAACAAACCGTCGACCTTATTCCAACGTGGATTCCATCTAGAACCGCGTTGGCCTATCTCACGGGTGTAGGACAGATCATCTGCGGTGCAGCGGTTCTGTTTTCTATCGTTCCATGCGTTGCCGCAGCGGTTGAGGCTGGGATGGTAAGCCTGTTTGCGATGTTCGTTTGGCTTCCTGCAATCCTCGCCTCACCTAAGACCAGGCTTCCATGGACCGCGTTCTTCATTACCTGGTTCTTTGCCTCGAGCGCCTGGGTGGTATCGCGCGGAATATCTTCTGATGTGGAAGCAAACAATATCGGCAAGAACAAGCGACGTTAG
- a CDS encoding efflux transporter outer membrane subunit translates to MWKSADSNQLLHRAGRAAAAAILVLLIVGCKVGPNYARPAVTTPQAYRGALAPAIANEASIAEQDWRTIFMDPVLQSLVDEALKNNLDLKIAAQRILEAQAQVSIIRSQQLPTVGAGGSFSALQLPAGLANKNADGTSNDFIRGGGFSASAAWNLDFWGLYRRQTEAARAELLQTEWAQRATRASLIEELATAYFQLRSLDSQLEITQNTIKAREDSLHLTQSLEQYGAGSRADTRQAEELLHTAQANLPEIRRQIAIQENAISVLLGHNPDGVQRGLTVTEQPHPESVPAGLPSELLERRPDILKAEAELIAANARVGVAKAQFFPQISLTSMGGSASNQLQSIFEGKNAYWYAAGSLTQPIFAGGRITSNYKYSQAQQQEMLASYQKAILNAFKDVSNSLVTYRETQNRREEQHQVVISASDAVRLARLRYSGGNTSYLEVLTTDTDLYDAQLKLAQAEAQEAGSLVNLYAALGGGWK, encoded by the coding sequence ATGTGGAAGTCCGCTGATTCTAATCAATTGCTTCATCGTGCAGGGCGGGCTGCCGCCGCAGCCATTCTTGTACTGCTTATTGTCGGTTGCAAGGTGGGACCGAACTACGCGCGTCCAGCCGTGACCACGCCGCAGGCATATCGTGGAGCGTTGGCGCCTGCCATCGCAAATGAAGCATCTATCGCAGAGCAGGACTGGCGCACGATCTTTATGGATCCAGTGTTGCAGAGCCTTGTAGATGAAGCACTGAAGAACAATCTTGACTTGAAGATTGCTGCTCAACGCATTCTTGAAGCACAAGCTCAGGTAAGCATTATCCGCTCGCAGCAACTGCCCACTGTCGGTGCGGGTGGAAGTTTCAGTGCTCTTCAATTGCCGGCAGGACTTGCAAACAAGAATGCAGACGGCACCTCGAACGATTTCATTCGAGGAGGCGGATTCAGCGCCTCGGCTGCATGGAATCTTGACTTCTGGGGACTCTATCGTCGTCAGACCGAAGCCGCACGAGCGGAGCTATTGCAAACGGAATGGGCTCAGCGGGCAACGCGCGCATCTTTGATCGAAGAGCTTGCGACGGCGTACTTCCAATTGCGCAGTCTCGATTCGCAGCTAGAGATTACGCAGAACACGATCAAAGCAAGAGAAGACTCGCTTCATCTAACTCAGTCGTTGGAGCAATACGGTGCGGGGTCGCGTGCAGATACTCGACAGGCAGAGGAGCTTCTGCATACAGCACAGGCGAACCTGCCGGAGATTCGGCGTCAGATCGCGATTCAGGAGAATGCTATTAGTGTTCTGCTGGGGCATAATCCCGATGGCGTTCAGAGGGGACTGACCGTTACGGAACAACCGCATCCTGAATCAGTTCCTGCGGGGTTGCCGTCCGAACTATTGGAGCGTCGGCCAGACATTCTCAAAGCTGAAGCAGAGTTGATTGCGGCTAATGCTCGCGTGGGTGTCGCGAAGGCTCAATTCTTCCCACAGATATCGCTCACAAGTATGGGAGGTTCCGCCAGCAATCAGTTGCAGAGCATCTTCGAGGGGAAGAATGCGTACTGGTACGCCGCCGGTTCTCTTACACAGCCGATATTTGCGGGTGGACGAATTACGAGTAACTACAAGTACTCTCAAGCGCAACAGCAGGAGATGTTGGCAAGCTACCAGAAGGCCATTCTCAATGCATTCAAAGACGTATCCAACTCACTCGTGACGTATCGAGAGACACAGAATCGCCGTGAAGAGCAGCATCAGGTTGTTATCTCCGCGTCCGATGCTGTTCGTCTTGCGCGGCTTCGCTATTCGGGCGGAAACACGAGCTATCTTGAGGTACTTACGACAGACACGGATCTATACGATGCGCAGTTGAAGCTGGCGCAAGCAGAGGCGCAAGAAGCTGGTTCGCTCGTGAATCTCTATGCGGCGCTTGGTGGCGGATGGAAATAA
- a CDS encoding efflux RND transporter periplasmic adaptor subunit, which translates to MITMENPTRDRVQTKKGSRVKAVGLGTVIAIALVAVGAVPRITSYREALAATNDAPVTHPVVTVIHAQKGEPTSQLILPGNVEPLYTANLFARVDGYVDRRNVDIGTKVSAGQVLAVISSPEIDQQLSQAKATLAQSQAALLQSRAGLEQAKANAELARITKERDLPLGEQHAISQQIVDSAVQTHNARVADVAAANANIAAAEAAVVANQANVARLQQMQGFEHIVAPFDGVITQRNIERGDLVSAAAPTGGKPLFSIAQSDTLRVYVDVPQSEAVNIRDGQNAVIQVSERLGRSYSGTVTRNASALNDAARTMRTEVQVANSDASLLPGMYAQVHFTLSQQHASLVIPTSSLVVDGAGMHVVTVNSQHNLHFIPVTIGKDMGKEIEVLAGLNGEESLVASPSDVLSEGQHVEVR; encoded by the coding sequence ATGATCACCATGGAAAACCCGACCCGCGACCGCGTTCAAACCAAAAAGGGAAGCCGCGTAAAGGCAGTAGGACTCGGAACAGTTATTGCAATCGCTCTGGTTGCTGTTGGAGCCGTGCCGCGCATTACAAGCTATCGCGAGGCACTTGCTGCAACCAATGATGCTCCGGTGACGCATCCCGTTGTCACAGTCATCCACGCACAGAAGGGTGAGCCCACTTCACAACTCATCCTGCCTGGCAACGTTGAGCCTCTCTATACGGCGAATCTGTTTGCTCGCGTGGATGGCTACGTGGACCGTCGCAATGTAGACATTGGAACAAAGGTGAGCGCAGGGCAGGTTCTTGCTGTCATTTCCTCCCCGGAGATCGATCAGCAACTGAGCCAGGCGAAGGCAACACTTGCTCAATCGCAGGCTGCCTTGCTGCAGTCGCGTGCTGGACTTGAGCAGGCAAAAGCAAATGCAGAACTGGCGCGCATCACGAAAGAACGCGACCTGCCTCTTGGTGAGCAGCACGCCATCTCGCAACAGATTGTTGATTCCGCTGTGCAGACGCACAATGCTCGCGTGGCAGATGTGGCGGCTGCAAATGCAAACATCGCAGCGGCTGAAGCTGCGGTTGTTGCAAATCAAGCAAATGTGGCTCGTTTGCAGCAGATGCAGGGCTTCGAACATATCGTTGCACCATTCGATGGTGTGATCACGCAACGCAATATCGAGCGTGGTGACCTTGTAAGTGCGGCTGCACCTACAGGTGGGAAGCCACTCTTTAGCATTGCGCAGAGTGACACACTGCGTGTTTATGTCGACGTGCCGCAGTCAGAAGCGGTCAACATTCGCGACGGGCAGAATGCGGTCATCCAGGTAAGTGAACGTCTCGGACGCAGTTATAGCGGAACTGTGACTCGTAATGCGTCCGCTTTGAATGACGCCGCGAGAACGATGCGCACTGAAGTGCAGGTGGCAAATAGTGATGCATCGCTGCTGCCGGGCATGTATGCGCAGGTTCATTTCACGCTCTCGCAGCAGCATGCATCGTTGGTGATTCCTACCAGCTCGCTGGTAGTAGATGGCGCTGGCATGCACGTTGTTACGGTCAATTCGCAACACAATCTCCATTTCATTCCAGTAACGATTGGTAAAGACATGGGTAAAGAGATTGAAGTGCTCGCTGGCTTGAATGGTGAGGAATCGCTCGTTGCCAGTCCGAGCGACGTACTCAGTGAGGGACAACATGTGGAAGTCCGCTGA
- a CDS encoding ArsR/SmtB family transcription factor yields MKENEATLIAKALGDPNRFSIYRQIAEGDETYCGEVCNKHTLSPGTVSHHLKILTDLGLITSRKEGLNVYYRSIPEKFSSYLAYLQNLNRK; encoded by the coding sequence GTGAAAGAAAACGAAGCAACACTGATCGCGAAGGCACTCGGAGATCCGAACCGATTTTCCATCTACAGGCAGATCGCGGAAGGTGATGAGACCTATTGCGGCGAGGTCTGCAACAAGCACACACTCTCGCCAGGAACGGTCTCACATCACCTCAAGATCCTCACGGACCTCGGCCTCATCACATCGCGCAAAGAAGGACTGAACGTTTATTACCGTTCCATTCCGGAAAAGTTCTCGTCCTATCTCGCCTATCTGCAGAATCTCAATCGGAAGTAA
- a CDS encoding lysophospholipid acyltransferase family protein, whose amino-acid sequence MEYTALRLIVGLLRVLPRNAARAVGAGLGTIVGKLAGKLSSAGEQNLQIAFPNMSATERHAILQKTYRNLGWLLAEFCQMSKYSPEFVRREVMRYEGLEHYQAAKAKGKGVLVLTGHLGAWELSSFVHSLLGEPMGMVIRRLDNPLVDNFVNSIRCLHGNRVLHKDDFARGIIKAMHRGEAVGILMDTNMTPPQGVFVPFFGVPACTGSGLARIARKTGAAVLPGFLLWSDEESRYVLHFGEELQLQKTDDAETDALANTALFARVTEDYIRRYPDQWLWLHRRWKTRPEGEPPIYKRRSTQTEPALPASRTAKQSELV is encoded by the coding sequence ATGGAGTACACAGCCCTGCGTCTGATCGTGGGATTGCTGCGTGTTCTTCCGCGGAATGCGGCGCGGGCTGTTGGTGCGGGGCTTGGAACGATTGTGGGGAAACTTGCAGGCAAACTCTCGTCTGCCGGTGAACAGAATCTTCAGATTGCGTTCCCCAACATGAGCGCCACGGAGCGCCACGCCATCCTGCAAAAGACCTATCGCAATCTTGGCTGGCTTCTGGCGGAGTTCTGCCAGATGTCGAAGTACTCGCCAGAGTTCGTGCGGCGAGAAGTCATGCGCTATGAAGGTCTGGAGCACTATCAAGCGGCCAAGGCAAAAGGCAAAGGAGTGCTCGTACTCACCGGACATCTGGGCGCATGGGAGCTGTCTAGCTTTGTCCATTCCCTCCTTGGCGAACCGATGGGCATGGTGATCCGCCGACTCGACAATCCTTTGGTCGACAACTTCGTAAACAGTATTCGCTGCCTGCACGGCAACCGTGTATTGCATAAGGACGACTTCGCGCGCGGCATAATCAAGGCTATGCACCGAGGTGAAGCAGTTGGCATTTTGATGGACACGAACATGACGCCACCTCAAGGTGTGTTCGTCCCCTTCTTCGGCGTTCCTGCATGCACTGGTAGCGGTCTGGCACGTATCGCACGTAAGACGGGCGCTGCTGTTCTACCGGGATTTCTTCTATGGTCAGACGAAGAGTCGCGCTATGTACTGCATTTCGGCGAGGAGTTGCAACTGCAGAAAACGGACGACGCTGAAACCGATGCGCTAGCGAACACTGCTCTCTTCGCACGCGTCACTGAAGACTACATCCGCCGTTATCCTGACCAGTGGCTGTGGCTACATCGTCGTTGGAAGACGCGCCCAGAAGGCGAGCCACCGATTTACAAGCGCCGCAGCACTCAGACCGAACCTGCCTTACCGGCGTCGCGAACAGCAAAACAAAGTGAGTTGGTGTAA
- the lpxD gene encoding UDP-3-O-(3-hydroxymyristoyl)glucosamine N-acyltransferase, which yields MATIAEIAEWTNGQAVSSLLECEIRRVSALDDADVDAVVFASAADALENALQSRAGVILASAKIAAEHNDKRLVLVKDPRLAFSIVGDRLRPPVVAAIHPSAVIDTTAQIGEDTNIGPGVVIGAGVRMGNSCLIGARVVVEPGVVIGDRVRIQAGAVLGALGFGYARRPDGSYLMFPQQGALVIEDDVEIGANSTIDRGALEETRIGAGTKIDNLVHIGHNCRIGRNVIIAAQTGISGSSVVEDGAILGGQVGMGEHATVGPGVILGGGAGVLSGKKLFGAGQVFWGRPARPLKQYLRDLARLSRGR from the coding sequence ATGGCAACTATTGCAGAGATTGCAGAGTGGACCAATGGGCAGGCGGTTTCTTCGTTACTCGAATGTGAGATCAGGCGCGTCAGCGCGCTTGATGATGCAGACGTCGATGCAGTCGTCTTTGCTTCCGCTGCCGATGCTTTAGAAAACGCGCTGCAATCGCGCGCCGGCGTGATTCTTGCTTCGGCGAAGATCGCCGCTGAACACAACGACAAACGTCTCGTGCTGGTAAAAGATCCTCGGCTTGCTTTCTCTATTGTTGGAGATCGTCTGCGTCCGCCCGTAGTAGCAGCGATTCATCCAAGTGCAGTGATCGACACAACTGCGCAGATTGGCGAAGACACCAACATCGGTCCCGGCGTAGTGATAGGCGCTGGCGTTCGCATGGGCAACTCATGCCTCATCGGTGCGCGCGTTGTCGTCGAACCTGGCGTCGTGATCGGTGATCGCGTGCGCATTCAGGCAGGCGCAGTCCTCGGCGCGCTTGGCTTTGGTTATGCACGCAGGCCAGACGGCAGTTACCTGATGTTCCCGCAACAGGGAGCACTCGTAATTGAAGACGACGTGGAGATTGGCGCGAACTCCACCATCGATCGCGGTGCCCTGGAAGAGACACGCATTGGCGCAGGCACGAAGATCGATAACCTGGTGCACATTGGCCACAACTGCCGCATCGGGCGCAACGTCATCATCGCAGCACAGACCGGCATTAGTGGGTCGTCCGTGGTGGAAGATGGAGCGATCCTTGGCGGTCAGGTGGGCATGGGCGAACACGCCACTGTAGGCCCCGGTGTGATTCTTGGCGGTGGCGCTGGTGTACTGAGCGGCAAGAAACTCTTCGGCGCAGGACAGGTCTTCTGGGGACGTCCTGCACGTCCGCTAAAGCAGTACCTGCGCGATCTGGCACGCCTCAGTCGAGGACGCTAA